In Passer domesticus isolate bPasDom1 chromosome 9, bPasDom1.hap1, whole genome shotgun sequence, a genomic segment contains:
- the CCDC71 gene encoding coiled-coil domain-containing protein 71 has protein sequence MNIAVNNEEEKAVHSWSRISSAGQKVLEEALRVFNPMSKDLSDTETQLVAFIQGLKEEGYQPTILRSKDVYGYSSCTAVTPSQTDGNTQRSCASTAQPTQSPARNSVAKVAPLPTSTAVSSLKVSSQPVSKGDSRNLLLSSLKQTGSGTSKAATVGFPTSMYPDVYPAMRLSVVLEALVPLKTATSCLESKCTQGRLGISPSDLKLLKTSNSSKQFSSGKSTKITKGKGYKRLVKKAPSSASRALKLLRGPKGGVLQESNACKASGVLNGRVAGSSSQDCTTAPQPKTLKIKDKEVLVGKTEWKDSSTCQEGSGQKKRRATEAKEAPQRKKANTIPIRKKTRLAQSALNLLKFRTIKVGNSSSDDEVRRRAQKILRVNLSPVIQIQPLSHSHSVP, from the coding sequence ATGAATATTGCAGTGAAcaatgaggaagaaaaagctgTCCATTCCTGGTCAAGAATTTCCTCTGCAGGACAGAAGGTGCTGGAGGAAGCCCTCCGAGTCTTCAACCCGATGTCCAAGGATCTTTCGGATACGGAGACCCAGCTGGTGGCCTTCATCCAAGGCCTGAAGGAGGAGGGCTACCAGCCCACGATTCTGAGGAGCAAGGATGTGTACGGGTACAGCTCGTGCACGGCAGTCACTCCGAGTCAGACGGACGGAAACACGCAGCGCAGCTGCGCCAGCACCGCTCAGCCCACTCAGAGTCCAGCCAGGAACTCGGTGGCAAAAGTGGCCCCTTTGCCCACCAGCACTGCAGTGAGCTCTTTGAAAGTCTCCAGTCAGCCAGTCTCCAAAGGGGATTCCAGAAATCTCCTCTTGAGCTCCTTGAAGCAGACAGGATCTGGCACATCCAAGGCAGCGACAGTGGGCTTCCCTACAAGCATGTATCCTGATGTGTATCCAGCTATGAGACTGTCAGTGGTTCTGGAAGCCCTGGTGCCACTGAAAACTGCAACGTCCTGTTTGGAGTCCAAGTGCACGCAGGGGCGTCTTGGGATCTCTCCCTCAGACCTTAAACTCCTCAAGACTTCAAATTCATCAAAGCAGTTTTCTTCAGGCAAGAGTACTAAAATAACCAAAGGCAAGGGGTACAAGCGTTTGGTTAAGAAAGCACCCAGTTCTGCCAGCCGTGCTTTAAAGCTTCTGAGGGGACCAAAGGGTGGAGTGCTGCAGGAGAGCAACGCCTGCAAAGCCTCTGGAGTTCTCAACGGGAGAGTCGCAGGCAGCTCGTCCCAGGACTGCACCACAGCACCACAGCCCAAGACCTTGAAAATCAAAGATAAGGAAGTTTTGGTGGGAAAAACAGAGTGGAAGGACAGCAGCACTTGCCAGGAGGGCTCTGGACAGAAGAAGAGAAGAGCTACAGAGGCAAAAGAAGCaccacagaggaaaaaagcaaatacCATTCCTATCCGAAAGAAAACTCGACTGGCTCAGAGTGCTTTgaacctgctgaaattccggaccaTCAAGGTGGGGAACTCTTCTTCTGATGATGAAGTGAGGAGGAGAGCACAGAAGATTCTTAGGGTCAACCTGTCCCCTGTGATCCAAATTCAGCCCTTGTCCCATTCTCATAGCGTCCCCTGA
- the KLHDC8B gene encoding kelch domain-containing protein 8B isoform X2, protein MVPSRPGARGPDQWRAGPDGRHGRARARGAPGRLSWPMAAGAGAFAWATFPAMPTRRVYCSAAHRDGQLFVLGGCGGGGRALATAEVLDLQAQRWTTLPPLPTPRAGAAVLALGKQILVVGGVDAAQSPLASVEVYHVDEGKWEKKAALAQPSMGISAVQRDGAVYALGGMGADTSPQALVRVYEPAKDHWQPLPSMPTPCYGASAFLQGNKIFVLGGRQGKLPVTAFEAFDLETRSWTRYPSVPSRRAFAACAMADGVVFSLGGLQQPGPHNFYSRPHFVNTVEMFDPAQGVWRKPSRTIRMKEKRADFVAGCLGGRVVAVGGLGNQSCPLDSVEGFSLSQKKWEPLPPMPTGRCSCSSCPAPSLLFIIGGVAQGPSGAVEALCLRDVP, encoded by the exons ATGGTTCCTTCCCGGCCAG GAGCCCGTGGGCCGGACCAGTGGCGAGCCGGGCCGGATGGGCGGCACGGCAGGGCCAGAGCCCGGGGAGCCCCGGGGCGGCTGAGCTGGCCCAtggcggcgggcgcgggcgcCTTCGCGTGGGCCACCTTCCCCGCCATGCCCACGCGGCGCGTGTACTGCAGCGCCGCGCACCGCGACGGGCAGCTCTTCGTGCTGGGCGGctgcgggggcggcgggcgagcCCTGGCAACTGCCGAGGTGCTCGACCTCCAAGCCCAGCGCTGGACCACGCTCCCACCGCTGCCCACGCCGCGGGCTGGCGCTGCCGTCCTCGCCCTGGGCAAGCAGATATTGGTGGTGGGTGGTGTGGATGCGGCACAGAGCCCCCTCGCCTCCGTTGAGGTCTACCACGTGGATGAGGGCAAATGGGAGAAGAAGGCGGCGTTGGCTCAGCCCTCCATGGGCATCTCAGCTGTGCAGAGAG ATGGGGCTGTCTACGCACTGGGGGGAATGGGTGCGGACACCTCTCCCCAGGCTCTGGTCCGTGTCTATGAGCCGGCAAAGGACCactggcagcccctgccctccaTGCCCACACCATGTTACGGGGCctctgccttcctgcagggaaaCAAGATCTTCGTCCTGG GAGGCCGGCAAGGCAAGCTGCCTGTCACCGCCTTCGAGGCTTTTGACCTGGAGACGAGGAGCTGGACACGCTACCCCAGCGTGCCCAGCCGCCGCGCCTTCGCCGCCTGCGCCATGGCTGATGGAGTTGTCTTCAGCCTGggtgggctgcagcagccagggccccACAACTTCTATTCCCGTCCCCATTTTGTCAACACCGTGGAGATGTTTGATCCTGCACAGG GTGTGTGGAGAAAGCCAAGCCGCACCATCCGTATGAAAGAGAAGAGAGCTGACTTCGTGGCTGGATGCCTGGGAGGAAGAGTGGTGGCTGTGGGTGGCCTCG GGAACCAGTCCTGCCCGCTGGACTCAGTGGAAGGGTTCAGCCTCTCGCAGAAAAAGTGGGAGCCGCTGCCCCCCATGCCCACTGGccgctgctcctgctccagctgcccagCACCCAGCCTGCTCTTCATCATCGGCGGTGTGGCACAAGGTCCCAGTGGCGCTGTTGAGGCTCTGTGCCTGCGTGATGTGCCCTGA
- the LOC135307066 gene encoding uncharacterized protein LOC135307066, with translation MAQEQSPCCRQLHTQGTDPSCTGGKPATSRHPGQPDSRLPPVTHCCGSTALPARCKRSSGSEPRLPEHGRALRCTAGGGGCRQGEARGWGGLQSRGRSAVPRSASSPLSLSSRPGGAPSRAPVPRSRGPPQGSARRRRGPGAGRPPGPAPPCRAPGGDWCRQGVRHRARPAPAPGTGGAGAGAGPSAPRLRLRRPEAAPAGGSAAPSPGSRRGARARRPQPTGCRQTRARRCAAPAAPTWPPAGHRKGPRFRFLSVSAGPVTPTAAERVRSRPRPAVSTATAAGAAPGRQGAPPAEAARAEAAPSPGNGAGVGAMSGGAGRRRRLVLHVDLNNTVVAADTVTGQAPRAALNTFLSTVTWGRVGAAGEWEWVSDRPSLLPPCPGALSYYSRHGRDPAFTEAGPGRRFRDLHARHLRLLEWPGRPHDALSVPGEPGKRYHLLLPSFFRLLDALHRDGRAFAVVFRTFGSDLPRALRAVSSALRGQHPRFPALRDVPLPVDLTPGQIRCSKKEVVLTRGAERLATREDRRNLYNYFSSFEGIGGFQDHFDWWARNQFSSQGGKPLWVDPHDPDVHHIFIDDNIRLDDGDTIVHPQVFSEKGSSSPKSVPTSALYNICLVQTDLLEAIADEDYFLHCVRRCEENYDRYLACMEKDTPSQQWDGQ, from the exons atggcacaggagcagagcccgTGCTGCCGCCAGCTGCACACGCAGGGAACAGACCCAAG CTGTACTGGAGGAAAGCCGGCCACGAGCAGACACCCCGGACAGCCTGACAGCAGGCTCCCTCCCGTGACGCACTGCTGCGGGAGCACAGCCCTCCCGGCACGGTGCAAGCGCAGCAGCGGTTCAGAGCCCCGGCTGCCCGAGCACGGCAGGGCTCTCCGCTGCACCGCAGGGGGAGGCGGCTGCCGGCAGGGCGAGGCGCGGGGCTGGGGCGGCCTGCAGAGCCGGGGCCGGAGCGCGGTGCCGAGGAGTGCCAGCTCCCCGCTCAGCCTCTCCTCTCGGCCCGGCGGAGCCCCTTCCCGAGCGCCCGTCCCCCGCTCCCGCGGCCCTCCCCAGGGCTCGGCCCGCCGCCGGAGGGGCCCCGGGGCGGGCAGGCCGCCTGGGCCggcccctccctgcagggctccggGAGGTGATTGGTGCAGACAGGGGGTGCGGCACCGCGCTCGGCCCGCGCCGGCTCCCGGCACCGGgggggcgggggccggggcggggccctCAGCGCCGCGGCTCCGCCTCCGGCGCCCCGAGGCCGCCCCGGCGGGCGGCTCGGCAGCGCCCTCGCCCGGGAGCCGGCGCGGGGCCCGGGCCCGCCGGCCCCAACCTACCGGCTGCCGCCAGACCCGCGCCCGCCGctgcgccgcgcccgccgctcCAACATGGCCGCCCGCGGGGCACCGGAAGGGCCCGCGCTTCCGCTTCCTGTCCGTCTCCGCGGGCCCGGTCACGCCCACGGCGGCGGAGCGCGTTCGGTcacggccccgccccgccgtgTCCACGGCAACGgcggccggggccgcgccgggccggcAGGGGGCGCCGCCGGCGGAAGCGGCGCGGGCGGAAGCGGCGCCGTCACCAGGTAACGGCGCCGGTGTCGGGGCGATgagcggcggcgccgggcggcggcggcgcctgGTGCTGCACGTGGACCTCAACAACACGGTGGTGGCGGCGGACACGGTGACGGGGCAGGCCCCACGAGCGGCGCTCAACACCTTTCTCAGCACCGTCACCTGGGGCCGCGTCGGGGCTGCCG GCGAGTGGGAGTGGGTGAGCGACCGCCCGTCCCTGCTGCCCCCGTGCCCCGGCGCCCTCAGCTACTACAGCCGCCACGGCCGGGACCCCGCCTTCACCGAGGCCGGCCCGGGCCGCCGCTTCCGTGACCTGCACGCCCGCCACCTGCGGCTGCTGGAGTGGCCGGGCCGGCCGCACGACGCCCTGTCGGTGCCGGGGGAGCCCGGCAAACGCTAccacctgctcctgccctccttcttcCGCCTCCTGGACGCGCTGCACCGGGACGGCAGGGCCTTCGCCGTTGTCTTCAGGACCTTCGGCAGCGACCTGCCCCGCGCCCTGCGGGCCGTCAGCAGCGCCCTGCGCGGGCAGCACCCCCGCTTCCCTGCCCTGCGGGACGTGCCG ctccctgtggaCCTTACCCCTGGCCAGATACGCTGCAGCAAGAAGGAGGTGGTGCTGACACGGGGAGCAGAGCGTCTGGCCACCCGGGAAGACAGAAGAAACCTTTACAACTACTTCAGCTCCTTTGAGGGAATTGGAGGCTTCCAAGACCACTTTGACTG GTGGGCCAGAAATCAGTTCTCTTCCCAGGGTGGGAAGCCCCTGTGGGTAGACCCCCACGATCCTGACGTTCACCACATCTTCATTGATGACAACATCCGGCTGGACGATGGAGACACCATTGTTCACCCCCAG gtgttctcagagaagggcagcagcagtCCCAAGAGCGTGCCCACCTCGGCGCTGTACAACATTTGCCTGGTGCAAACCGATCTGCTGGAGGCCATTGCTGATGAGGACTATTTCCTGCACTGTGTGAGGAGGTGCGAGGAGAACTACGACCGCTACCTGGCCTGCATGGAGAAGGACACCCCAAGCCAGCAGTGGGATGGACAGTGA
- the KLHDC8B gene encoding kelch domain-containing protein 8B isoform X3 → MAAGAGAFAWATFPAMPTRRVYCSAAHRDGQLFVLGGCGGGGRALATAEVLDLQAQRWTTLPPLPTPRAGAAVLALGKQILVVGGVDAAQSPLASVEVYHVDEGKWEKKAALAQPSMGISAVQRDGAVYALGGMGADTSPQALVRVYEPAKDHWQPLPSMPTPCYGASAFLQGNKIFVLGGRQGKLPVTAFEAFDLETRSWTRYPSVPSRRAFAACAMADGVVFSLGGLQQPGPHNFYSRPHFVNTVEMFDPAQGVWRKPSRTIRMKEKRADFVAGCLGGRVVAVGGLGNAGGNQSCPLDSVEGFSLSQKKWEPLPPMPTGRCSCSSCPAPSLLFIIGGVAQGPSGAVEALCLRDVP, encoded by the exons AtggcggcgggcgcgggcgcCTTCGCGTGGGCCACCTTCCCCGCCATGCCCACGCGGCGCGTGTACTGCAGCGCCGCGCACCGCGACGGGCAGCTCTTCGTGCTGGGCGGctgcgggggcggcgggcgagcCCTGGCAACTGCCGAGGTGCTCGACCTCCAAGCCCAGCGCTGGACCACGCTCCCACCGCTGCCCACGCCGCGGGCTGGCGCTGCCGTCCTCGCCCTGGGCAAGCAGATATTGGTGGTGGGTGGTGTGGATGCGGCACAGAGCCCCCTCGCCTCCGTTGAGGTCTACCACGTGGATGAGGGCAAATGGGAGAAGAAGGCGGCGTTGGCTCAGCCCTCCATGGGCATCTCAGCTGTGCAGAGAG ATGGGGCTGTCTACGCACTGGGGGGAATGGGTGCGGACACCTCTCCCCAGGCTCTGGTCCGTGTCTATGAGCCGGCAAAGGACCactggcagcccctgccctccaTGCCCACACCATGTTACGGGGCctctgccttcctgcagggaaaCAAGATCTTCGTCCTGG GAGGCCGGCAAGGCAAGCTGCCTGTCACCGCCTTCGAGGCTTTTGACCTGGAGACGAGGAGCTGGACACGCTACCCCAGCGTGCCCAGCCGCCGCGCCTTCGCCGCCTGCGCCATGGCTGATGGAGTTGTCTTCAGCCTGggtgggctgcagcagccagggccccACAACTTCTATTCCCGTCCCCATTTTGTCAACACCGTGGAGATGTTTGATCCTGCACAGG GTGTGTGGAGAAAGCCAAGCCGCACCATCCGTATGAAAGAGAAGAGAGCTGACTTCGTGGCTGGATGCCTGGGAGGAAGAGTGGTGGCTGTGGGTGGCCTCGGTAATGCTGGGG GGAACCAGTCCTGCCCGCTGGACTCAGTGGAAGGGTTCAGCCTCTCGCAGAAAAAGTGGGAGCCGCTGCCCCCCATGCCCACTGGccgctgctcctgctccagctgcccagCACCCAGCCTGCTCTTCATCATCGGCGGTGTGGCACAAGGTCCCAGTGGCGCTGTTGAGGCTCTGTGCCTGCGTGATGTGCCCTGA
- the KLHDC8B gene encoding kelch domain-containing protein 8B isoform X1 gives MVPSRPGARGPDQWRAGPDGRHGRARARGAPGRLSWPMAAGAGAFAWATFPAMPTRRVYCSAAHRDGQLFVLGGCGGGGRALATAEVLDLQAQRWTTLPPLPTPRAGAAVLALGKQILVVGGVDAAQSPLASVEVYHVDEGKWEKKAALAQPSMGISAVQRDGAVYALGGMGADTSPQALVRVYEPAKDHWQPLPSMPTPCYGASAFLQGNKIFVLGGRQGKLPVTAFEAFDLETRSWTRYPSVPSRRAFAACAMADGVVFSLGGLQQPGPHNFYSRPHFVNTVEMFDPAQGVWRKPSRTIRMKEKRADFVAGCLGGRVVAVGGLGNAGGNQSCPLDSVEGFSLSQKKWEPLPPMPTGRCSCSSCPAPSLLFIIGGVAQGPSGAVEALCLRDVP, from the exons ATGGTTCCTTCCCGGCCAG GAGCCCGTGGGCCGGACCAGTGGCGAGCCGGGCCGGATGGGCGGCACGGCAGGGCCAGAGCCCGGGGAGCCCCGGGGCGGCTGAGCTGGCCCAtggcggcgggcgcgggcgcCTTCGCGTGGGCCACCTTCCCCGCCATGCCCACGCGGCGCGTGTACTGCAGCGCCGCGCACCGCGACGGGCAGCTCTTCGTGCTGGGCGGctgcgggggcggcgggcgagcCCTGGCAACTGCCGAGGTGCTCGACCTCCAAGCCCAGCGCTGGACCACGCTCCCACCGCTGCCCACGCCGCGGGCTGGCGCTGCCGTCCTCGCCCTGGGCAAGCAGATATTGGTGGTGGGTGGTGTGGATGCGGCACAGAGCCCCCTCGCCTCCGTTGAGGTCTACCACGTGGATGAGGGCAAATGGGAGAAGAAGGCGGCGTTGGCTCAGCCCTCCATGGGCATCTCAGCTGTGCAGAGAG ATGGGGCTGTCTACGCACTGGGGGGAATGGGTGCGGACACCTCTCCCCAGGCTCTGGTCCGTGTCTATGAGCCGGCAAAGGACCactggcagcccctgccctccaTGCCCACACCATGTTACGGGGCctctgccttcctgcagggaaaCAAGATCTTCGTCCTGG GAGGCCGGCAAGGCAAGCTGCCTGTCACCGCCTTCGAGGCTTTTGACCTGGAGACGAGGAGCTGGACACGCTACCCCAGCGTGCCCAGCCGCCGCGCCTTCGCCGCCTGCGCCATGGCTGATGGAGTTGTCTTCAGCCTGggtgggctgcagcagccagggccccACAACTTCTATTCCCGTCCCCATTTTGTCAACACCGTGGAGATGTTTGATCCTGCACAGG GTGTGTGGAGAAAGCCAAGCCGCACCATCCGTATGAAAGAGAAGAGAGCTGACTTCGTGGCTGGATGCCTGGGAGGAAGAGTGGTGGCTGTGGGTGGCCTCGGTAATGCTGGGG GGAACCAGTCCTGCCCGCTGGACTCAGTGGAAGGGTTCAGCCTCTCGCAGAAAAAGTGGGAGCCGCTGCCCCCCATGCCCACTGGccgctgctcctgctccagctgcccagCACCCAGCCTGCTCTTCATCATCGGCGGTGTGGCACAAGGTCCCAGTGGCGCTGTTGAGGCTCTGTGCCTGCGTGATGTGCCCTGA